From a region of the Zingiber officinale cultivar Zhangliang chromosome 10B, Zo_v1.1, whole genome shotgun sequence genome:
- the LOC122030374 gene encoding uncharacterized protein LOC122030374 — translation MQPTEVNTRNMLDGSVSLQFDQYQAASLSDLPKYNAKDEEIQSDEEEVARHSIAVFIEEGIPEELLVKRTHSLAQIPMRRTAGAAGYDISITHAQDIPALGRSLLSTGLCIQIPHNAYGRIAPRSSSAMRGIIIMGGVIDADYRGEVKVMAFNTTNEDIFLNKQECIAQIILERITTPEVKEVEQLGLTERGTSGFGSTTQTQVCTSSKANPECLGCHYCCSGEEDAATYDAYVAPTHKGKQKEVIAYIPTASAVLRAVLYSAHPPQGGGGGDSPDYKCSPDQENMPLAVDSLQFEQLAGSSAAAPPSRVPAGTFAFALAISSTFLLPLPLSRPQSL, via the coding sequence ATGCAGCCTACTGAGGTCAATACCAGAAACATGCTAGATGGAAGTGTCTCGCTGCAATTTGACCAATATCAAGCGGCATCCTTATCCGACCTACCTAAATATAATGCAAAGGATGAAGAAATTCAATCTGATGAAGAAGAGGTTGCAAGGCATTCTATTGCAGTATTTATAGAGGAAGGAATTCCTGAAGAACTACTGGTCAAAAGGACACATTCGTTGGCCCAGATTCCCATGAGAAGAACAGCAGGAGCAGCAGGGTATGATATTTCCATTACTCATGCTCAGGATATACCTGCTTTGGGAAGATCTTTGTTATCAACAGGGTTGTGCATCCAAATTCCACACAATGCATATGGAAGAATAGCTCCAAGATCAAGCTCTGCCATGAGGGGAATCATTATCATGGGTGGAGTAATCGACGCTGATTACAGGGGAGAGGTAAAAGTTATGGCGTTTAACACTACGAATGAAGATATATTTCTTAATAAGCAGGAATGTATTGCCCAAATCATCCTGGAACGCATAACAACACCTGAAGTGAAGGAAGTAGAACAGCTAGGCTTGACTGAACGAGGAACCTCGGGTTTTGGTTCTACAACACAAACACAGGTTTGTACTAGCTCTAAAGCAAACCCTGAATGTTTAGGTTGTCATTATTGCTGCAGTGGCGAAGAAGATGCAGCCACCTATGATGCCTATGTAGCACCAACCCACAAAGGCAAACAGAAGGAGGTAATAGCGTACATCCCCACGGCCTCCGCCGTCCTGCGCGCCGTGCTCTACAGCGCCCATCCACCGcagggcggcggcggcggagattCGCCGGATTACAAGTGCAGCCCTGACCAGGAGAACATGCCACTGGCCGTCGATTCCCTCCAATTCGAGCAGCTCGCCGGCTCCTCCGCTGCAGCTCCACCCTCTCGTGTTCCCGCCGGTACCTTCGCTTTTGCACTTGCGATCTCTTCCACCTTTTTGCTGCCCCTTCCCCTCTCTCGGCCTCAATCGCTATAA